In Bythopirellula goksoeyrii, a single window of DNA contains:
- a CDS encoding Ppx/GppA phosphatase family protein → MPEQQTYLTSDIIPRLAAIDVGSNSIRLVVAEALADGRYRVLDEERETPRLGRSLASTGKLDDASIADSLAALRRFLSIVQGLSVENLRAIATCAVREATNGAEFCKLVKEQLNLTLEVISSQKEAHLAFHSVRRRFDLTGKNTLLADIGGGSTELVLASGELIEAIYGTKLGAVRLNEKFGGGQALAGDDFKRMVRWVNRELRRTTEKPSAPLHLLIGSGGTFTSLAGMVMAARGQSRLPVGGCQIPRAELRHLIDRLRKMSLKQRREVPGLNPDRADIIVPGMTVVDCVMRRFKLNLLQVHSFGVRDGLLLSMIEEMQGRTRQDIPANDNAQLERFASACGVELAHAQQVARLAGEIYAGLCEHFEIDSEDRRLLESAARLQDVGYLINYDGHHKHSYHLILHSHLEGFRPEEIEIIANVARYHRGALPKRKHENFRRLCDEDQQRVLRMAAVLRLAGGLDRSHNQTVEKVEVRMADDLLELIVEAKEYPETDLWAARRRLGMFEKVYDSELAIEWAGQVTAKV, encoded by the coding sequence ATGCCCGAACAGCAAACTTATCTAACTTCCGATATTATTCCACGTCTGGCCGCAATTGATGTCGGTAGCAACAGCATCCGGCTCGTCGTGGCCGAGGCGTTGGCGGATGGTCGCTACAGGGTGCTGGATGAAGAGCGAGAAACACCCCGTCTCGGCAGATCTTTGGCGTCTACGGGGAAACTTGATGACGCGTCGATCGCCGACTCGCTGGCAGCCTTACGTCGTTTTCTGTCTATCGTCCAAGGTCTGAGTGTGGAGAACTTGCGAGCGATCGCCACCTGTGCAGTACGAGAAGCCACCAACGGCGCTGAATTCTGCAAACTCGTCAAGGAACAATTGAACCTGACGTTAGAGGTCATCAGCTCGCAGAAGGAAGCACATCTGGCATTTCACAGTGTGCGACGACGATTTGATCTGACGGGCAAGAACACACTGTTAGCAGATATTGGTGGGGGAAGCACCGAGCTAGTCCTTGCCAGTGGTGAATTGATCGAGGCCATCTATGGCACCAAGCTGGGTGCAGTTCGACTCAATGAGAAGTTCGGCGGTGGTCAGGCACTGGCCGGGGACGATTTCAAGAGAATGGTCCGTTGGGTAAATCGTGAGTTGCGTAGGACGACAGAAAAACCTTCGGCGCCACTTCACCTCTTGATCGGTTCAGGTGGAACCTTTACGAGCCTGGCGGGAATGGTGATGGCTGCTAGGGGGCAGTCGCGGCTACCTGTGGGGGGGTGTCAGATTCCACGGGCTGAATTGCGGCATTTGATAGATCGTTTGCGAAAAATGTCTCTCAAACAGCGACGCGAGGTTCCCGGGCTTAACCCTGATCGCGCGGATATAATCGTACCAGGCATGACAGTCGTCGATTGCGTCATGCGGAGATTCAAGTTGAACTTGCTACAAGTCCATTCGTTCGGAGTACGCGATGGTTTGCTCTTATCGATGATTGAGGAGATGCAAGGACGCACACGGCAGGATATTCCTGCCAACGACAATGCCCAGCTTGAACGCTTTGCCTCAGCTTGCGGAGTGGAACTCGCACATGCCCAACAAGTTGCCCGGTTGGCAGGAGAGATCTATGCTGGCTTGTGTGAGCATTTCGAAATCGACAGTGAGGATCGCCGACTTCTGGAGTCTGCTGCTCGTCTTCAAGACGTAGGATATCTCATCAACTATGACGGTCATCACAAACATTCATATCACCTCATCCTTCACAGTCATTTGGAAGGATTCCGTCCTGAGGAGATCGAGATCATTGCCAATGTGGCTCGATATCACCGCGGTGCGCTGCCTAAGAGAAAGCATGAGAATTTCCGCCGACTCTGTGACGAAGATCAGCAACGTGTGTTGCGAATGGCCGCTGTATTGCGGCTGGCGGGAGGTCTGGATCGGAGCCACAATCAAACTGTGGAAAAGGTTGAGGTTCGGATGGCGGATGATTTGTTGGAATTGATCGTCGAAGCCAAAGAATATCCAGAGACTGATCTATGGGCTGCCCGTCGCCGGTTGGGGATGTTCGAGAAGGTTTACGACTCAGAACTCGCAATCGAATGGGCGGGACAGGTCACGGCAAAGGTCTAG
- a CDS encoding bifunctional riboflavin kinase/FAD synthetase, whose translation MPIIRDLEYFPEAARHGAVAIGNFDGVHRGHLEIVRRLIERAREVNGPAIVFTFDPHPVRLLRPEQCPPPLTWTERKAQLLAEHGVNKVVAYPTDEQLLRLSAQEFFDSIVCNLLQARAIVEGPNFYFGHNREGNVELLSQLASRAGLTLDVVPPVEIDGGLVSSSRIRELIADGKVANARGLLSAPYRIRGMVTHGAGRGAKLGFPTANLEAIDTLLPGVGVYAGRAWLNTTSYPAAIHIGPNPTFGEAALKVEIHLLDFHDVLYGQPLEVEFVDQIRNTCTFESEASLVAQLEQDVHRTREITSRELGSETS comes from the coding sequence TTGCCAATCATTCGCGATCTTGAATATTTCCCAGAAGCAGCTCGCCATGGAGCGGTCGCTATTGGTAATTTTGACGGCGTCCATCGAGGTCACTTGGAGATTGTGCGACGGCTAATCGAACGGGCTCGCGAAGTAAATGGTCCTGCCATCGTCTTCACTTTCGATCCCCACCCTGTGCGACTGCTGCGGCCAGAACAATGCCCTCCGCCGCTCACCTGGACCGAGCGAAAGGCTCAATTGCTTGCTGAGCACGGGGTGAATAAAGTTGTTGCGTACCCGACCGACGAGCAACTATTGCGATTGTCTGCCCAAGAATTCTTTGACTCGATCGTGTGTAATTTGCTCCAGGCAAGGGCGATCGTGGAAGGACCAAATTTCTACTTTGGGCACAACAGGGAAGGAAATGTAGAATTACTTTCTCAACTTGCTTCTAGGGCTGGATTGACTCTCGACGTTGTCCCTCCAGTAGAAATTGATGGAGGTCTGGTTTCGAGTTCACGAATCCGGGAACTCATCGCCGATGGGAAAGTTGCCAATGCTAGGGGTTTGCTCTCGGCACCCTACCGAATTCGGGGGATGGTGACTCATGGAGCAGGACGCGGTGCAAAGCTGGGATTTCCCACGGCCAATCTCGAGGCGATTGATACATTGCTTCCCGGAGTTGGGGTCTATGCCGGTAGAGCTTGGTTGAATACGACCAGTTATCCCGCGGCCATTCATATCGGACCCAATCCCACATTCGGTGAAGCAGCGTTAAAAGTGGAGATTCATCTCCTTGATTTTCACGATGTGTTGTACGGCCAGCCTTTGGAAGTTGAGTTTGTTGATCAGATACGTAATACTTGTACGTTTGAAAGCGAAGCGTCTCTGGTTGCTCAGCTTGAGCAAGATGTTCACCGGACTCGCGAAATTACTTCCCGTGAATTGGGTTCGGAGACTTCATGA
- a CDS encoding DHH family phosphoesterase: MTIDWQPLQKIIGEHESFLLTSHCRADCDALGSELAMAEILEQLGKKVRIVNGDEVPRHISFIDAENRIETLESGVTASDLQDTEVLMVLDTSAWVQLGPMAEVVKRFSGIRVVIDHHVSQDDMKATVFKDSTSEATGRLILELCNALNVSVTPSIAHQLFTAIATDTGWFRFASVTEKTFSALAQLVAAGASPPQVFAALYERHTLARLKLRARILENIKPLVGGKLMVTEIFQQDFTETGAEPADTEDVINTLLTVAGSQVAVMFVELNRITKVSLRSRTDFDVRAVAEQFGGGGHKAAAGIAYEGSLAEARTAVLKVLEAELK; the protein is encoded by the coding sequence ATGACCATCGATTGGCAACCACTCCAAAAAATCATTGGCGAACATGAGTCGTTTCTCCTGACATCGCATTGTCGAGCTGATTGTGATGCGCTAGGCAGCGAATTGGCCATGGCCGAGATTCTGGAGCAACTTGGCAAAAAAGTCCGCATTGTCAACGGCGACGAAGTGCCCCGGCATATTAGCTTTATCGACGCTGAAAATCGCATCGAAACTCTGGAGTCTGGAGTGACAGCTTCAGATTTGCAAGACACCGAAGTACTCATGGTCCTTGACACAAGTGCTTGGGTTCAACTGGGTCCCATGGCCGAGGTCGTGAAGAGATTCTCCGGCATCCGTGTGGTGATCGATCACCATGTGAGCCAGGACGACATGAAGGCGACCGTATTCAAGGACTCGACTTCAGAAGCAACCGGTCGCTTGATTCTCGAGCTTTGCAATGCCTTGAATGTTTCCGTCACCCCGTCGATAGCCCATCAGTTGTTTACAGCAATTGCAACAGACACTGGCTGGTTCCGGTTTGCCTCGGTCACCGAAAAGACATTCTCGGCACTGGCTCAACTTGTAGCCGCAGGGGCCAGTCCCCCCCAAGTTTTTGCGGCCCTCTACGAACGACATACTTTGGCACGGCTCAAGCTGAGAGCCCGCATATTAGAGAACATCAAGCCGCTCGTAGGTGGGAAACTAATGGTCACAGAGATCTTTCAGCAGGATTTTACCGAAACGGGTGCTGAACCAGCCGACACAGAGGACGTAATAAATACGTTGTTAACTGTCGCTGGGAGTCAAGTTGCCGTGATGTTTGTAGAGCTCAATCGCATCACGAAAGTGAGCCTTCGTAGTCGCACAGATTTCGACGTGCGTGCCGTCGCTGAACAGTTTGGGGGCGGAGGACATAAGGCTGCTGCCGGGATTGCCTACGAAGGGAGTCTTGCCGAAGCCCGCACTGCAGTGCTCAAAGTGTTGGAAGCAGAGTTGAAATGA
- a CDS encoding QcrA and Rieske domain-containing protein → MKEAKTARTEIKTVSWNRRTFFEMLAAVVAGGVAIATPLVAGVVTFLSPLLKKNTSPKVRVALLSQIPDDGMPRSFPIVADHVDAWTKYPEQRIGSVYLVRNKGEAEPIALTAKCPHAGCFIGYKPGDDLFRCPCHTSAFKLDGSRERGDAEVAPRGMDRLPVELRSVASADDNEAVEVWIEFIDFQTGHKEAIRTA, encoded by the coding sequence ATGAAAGAAGCCAAAACAGCCAGAACAGAAATCAAAACCGTGTCGTGGAACCGCCGAACATTTTTTGAAATGCTCGCTGCGGTAGTCGCAGGCGGTGTGGCAATTGCCACACCCTTAGTGGCCGGGGTTGTCACATTTCTTTCACCTCTGCTCAAAAAGAACACCAGCCCAAAAGTGCGTGTCGCGCTACTAAGCCAGATTCCTGATGATGGCATGCCACGCAGCTTCCCGATCGTGGCTGACCACGTAGATGCCTGGACGAAGTACCCTGAACAGCGAATCGGATCTGTTTACTTAGTTCGCAATAAGGGAGAGGCTGAGCCAATAGCCCTTACTGCTAAATGCCCCCACGCAGGTTGCTTTATCGGCTACAAGCCCGGGGATGACTTGTTTCGCTGCCCATGCCATACAAGTGCCTTCAAGCTAGACGGATCACGTGAACGAGGCGATGCAGAAGTGGCTCCCCGTGGCATGGACCGTCTTCCGGTGGAACTTCGATCTGTCGCTTCTGCGGACGACAACGAGGCAGTCGAAGTCTGGATTGAATTCATCGATTTCCAAACTGGCCACAAAGAGGCAATCCGCACCGCATGA
- a CDS encoding cytochrome b has translation MSSHLRSLVDWLDDRTGVRSLLHEALYERVPGGARWRYVWGSTLVIAFVAQMITGTFLWMAYSPSTQTAWESVFYIQYEMPGGWLLRGLHHYMAHAMVVLLAIHFAQVVWDGAYRAPRELNFVIGVALMLVVFGLSLTGYLLPWDQKGYWATSVGTNLASQAPIVGPEVKKLAIGGVDYGHHTLTRFLALHAGVLPGLLIALLVPHIALFRRHGLHATEPLKGPDAMFWPDQLLKDSVAALGVLAAVLALTIYSGEAELTAPADPATPYNAARPEWYFLFLFQFLKWFPGELEVWGAFVIPGAVVTLLFLMPWIGRSRGGHLFNVGLLVVLLGGIILLTAQAIRDDYFATWYERTEANSDKYDASQAFLDAKQEAEHEAERVIALAQSPEKIPPTGALTLMAEDPFLQGPKLFTQHCAGCHTHEVDGRHKFDIEFDPKEFSRTAQNFGLNLVEIISPKPTAPNLWGVGDKLWMQSFMSPQLITDRNHFGYENSPFAQGEMVSFIQEAHGEELSEEERKAVDEAFASISIALWLDAGTTRLVHPDGLKELEEQATRGRELIAGGLAEVLESGMSCIDCHKYHDEGELGSAPDLTGYMSREWMIEFIRNPASERFYGEYNDRMPAFAPHDDPRMNQLDDKAIGLIVDWLRGDWVMPETVEAPLSD, from the coding sequence ATGAGTTCTCACCTGCGTAGTCTCGTAGATTGGCTCGATGATCGAACCGGCGTGCGCAGCCTGCTGCATGAAGCGCTCTACGAGCGCGTTCCCGGCGGGGCGAGGTGGCGCTATGTGTGGGGTAGCACACTAGTGATCGCCTTTGTGGCACAAATGATTACTGGTACGTTTCTCTGGATGGCCTACAGCCCCAGTACTCAAACTGCCTGGGAAAGTGTCTTTTATATTCAATATGAGATGCCAGGCGGCTGGTTGTTGCGTGGTCTGCACCACTACATGGCCCACGCGATGGTGGTACTTTTAGCGATCCATTTTGCTCAGGTCGTTTGGGACGGGGCTTATCGTGCCCCGCGAGAATTGAATTTCGTCATCGGCGTGGCGCTGATGCTCGTCGTATTTGGGCTTTCTCTCACAGGTTATCTCCTGCCTTGGGATCAGAAGGGCTACTGGGCCACGAGCGTCGGTACCAACTTGGCTAGTCAGGCACCTATCGTCGGCCCGGAGGTCAAGAAACTTGCCATCGGAGGTGTCGACTATGGGCATCACACGCTGACTCGGTTTCTAGCACTCCATGCCGGGGTGTTGCCAGGGCTCTTGATTGCCCTCTTGGTGCCGCACATTGCCCTGTTTCGCCGACATGGACTCCATGCAACCGAACCCCTCAAGGGTCCCGACGCCATGTTTTGGCCCGATCAATTGCTCAAAGACAGTGTGGCGGCCCTTGGGGTTCTGGCAGCAGTCTTAGCCTTGACGATCTATAGCGGGGAAGCGGAACTGACCGCACCAGCTGACCCTGCGACCCCCTACAACGCCGCGCGTCCAGAATGGTATTTCTTGTTCCTGTTCCAGTTCTTGAAATGGTTTCCAGGCGAATTGGAAGTTTGGGGAGCCTTTGTGATCCCCGGCGCAGTGGTCACGCTTCTTTTCCTGATGCCGTGGATTGGACGTAGTCGTGGCGGGCACCTGTTCAATGTGGGACTGCTTGTGGTCCTACTAGGGGGAATTATTTTGTTAACTGCCCAAGCTATTCGCGATGATTATTTTGCTACGTGGTATGAACGGACTGAAGCGAATTCGGACAAATACGATGCCTCGCAAGCGTTTCTCGATGCGAAGCAGGAAGCCGAACATGAAGCGGAACGGGTCATTGCGCTGGCCCAATCACCCGAAAAGATTCCTCCTACGGGTGCCCTTACTCTCATGGCAGAGGATCCTTTTTTGCAGGGGCCCAAGTTGTTTACTCAACACTGTGCGGGTTGTCACACGCACGAAGTCGACGGCCGACATAAGTTTGATATCGAATTCGATCCGAAAGAGTTCAGCCGTACCGCACAAAATTTTGGACTCAACCTGGTCGAGATTATTAGCCCCAAGCCAACAGCTCCCAATCTTTGGGGAGTCGGTGACAAGCTTTGGATGCAATCATTCATGAGCCCCCAACTGATCACGGACAGAAACCATTTTGGCTATGAGAATTCTCCATTTGCCCAAGGCGAAATGGTCAGCTTCATTCAAGAGGCCCATGGAGAAGAATTGTCTGAAGAAGAACGAAAAGCTGTTGATGAGGCGTTTGCCAGTATCAGCATCGCTTTGTGGCTAGACGCCGGTACAACAAGACTGGTCCATCCAGATGGCCTGAAAGAACTAGAAGAACAGGCAACGAGAGGACGAGAGCTAATTGCTGGCGGTCTTGCCGAAGTCCTGGAGAGCGGTATGAGTTGCATCGACTGCCACAAGTACCACGATGAGGGAGAGCTCGGTTCGGCACCTGACCTCACGGGCTACATGTCCCGCGAGTGGATGATCGAATTCATCCGTAATCCTGCTTCTGAACGCTTCTATGGCGAGTACAACGACCGCATGCCTGCCTTTGCACCGCACGACGATCCTCGGATGAACCAACTCGATGACAAAGCTATTGGTCTGATCGTCGATTGGCTGCGAGGAGATTGGGTTATGCCGGAGACAGTCGAAGCTCCGCTTTCCGATTGA
- a CDS encoding glycine--tRNA ligase produces MEKLVSLCKRRGFLFQSSEIYGGLNGFWDYGPLGVELKRNIKNAWWQDMVTGHDEMAISQGAPSTYEMTGLDCTIIMHPQVWKCSGHFDLFCDMMVDCRESKKRYRFDQLRGRWVEAKGKKVFVTTLAEAEEEDADLERRALKAFNLRAKDTAQLIWEGTVLSLDKVDSLEAVFAPEAKEIGTLTEPREFNLMFPTTIGALAGEEGRAFLRPETAQGIFVNFKNVIDSTRVKIPFGIAQVGKSFRNEITPRNFTFRSREFEQMEIEFFCHPDESRKWYEYWRDRRMKWYTNLGLAGDRLQLREHDKDELSHYSVGTADIEYAFPFLPDGEYGELEGIAHRGDFDLRSHMEGKLVKNAQGCLEVELGEDGKPKYRGSGRDLQYRDEVTNERFTPHVIEPSAGADRGALAFLCEAYTEDAAPDDKGQMQTRVVMKFHPRIAPIKAAVFPLVKKDGMPEVAQEIYRALKKRFPAFYDEKGAVGRRYRRQDEAGTPYCITVDGQSLTDQTVTIRDRDTLEQWRVKVDDVVEEIASRVS; encoded by the coding sequence ATGGAAAAGTTGGTCTCGCTCTGCAAACGGCGAGGATTCTTATTTCAATCGAGTGAAATCTACGGTGGTCTCAACGGCTTCTGGGACTACGGCCCGTTGGGCGTGGAGCTCAAACGCAACATCAAGAACGCTTGGTGGCAGGATATGGTGACGGGCCACGACGAAATGGCTATTTCGCAAGGCGCCCCAAGTACCTATGAAATGACCGGGCTAGACTGCACGATCATCATGCATCCACAAGTGTGGAAGTGTTCGGGGCATTTTGATTTGTTCTGCGACATGATGGTCGATTGCCGCGAATCGAAGAAACGCTACCGATTTGATCAACTTCGAGGCCGATGGGTAGAAGCCAAAGGAAAAAAGGTATTTGTCACGACATTGGCCGAGGCGGAAGAAGAAGACGCTGACTTGGAACGCCGAGCACTAAAGGCATTCAATCTGCGTGCAAAGGATACTGCCCAACTGATTTGGGAAGGTACTGTACTCTCTTTGGATAAGGTGGACAGCCTGGAGGCAGTGTTTGCACCAGAAGCCAAGGAGATTGGCACACTTACCGAGCCTCGCGAATTCAATCTCATGTTTCCCACCACCATTGGAGCACTGGCTGGGGAGGAGGGCCGGGCGTTTTTACGTCCGGAAACGGCCCAAGGAATTTTTGTCAATTTCAAGAATGTGATCGACAGCACTCGGGTTAAAATCCCCTTCGGCATCGCGCAAGTGGGCAAGAGTTTTCGCAATGAAATCACGCCGCGGAATTTTACCTTCCGTAGTCGAGAGTTCGAGCAGATGGAAATCGAGTTTTTCTGTCATCCTGATGAGTCGCGCAAATGGTACGAATATTGGCGTGATCGTCGGATGAAGTGGTACACAAATTTGGGCCTGGCCGGGGACAGATTGCAATTGCGCGAACATGATAAAGACGAGCTGAGCCACTATTCAGTCGGCACGGCCGATATTGAGTATGCTTTTCCTTTTCTCCCCGACGGAGAATATGGCGAGTTAGAAGGAATCGCCCACCGTGGCGATTTTGATCTCCGCAGCCACATGGAGGGCAAGCTCGTCAAGAACGCCCAGGGTTGCCTGGAAGTTGAACTCGGCGAAGATGGAAAACCGAAATATCGGGGGAGTGGTCGCGATTTGCAGTACCGCGATGAAGTGACCAATGAGCGTTTCACACCGCATGTGATCGAGCCATCTGCGGGTGCCGATCGAGGAGCATTGGCCTTTCTGTGCGAGGCGTACACCGAAGACGCTGCTCCCGATGACAAAGGGCAGATGCAGACACGTGTGGTGATGAAATTCCATCCACGCATCGCCCCGATCAAAGCAGCCGTTTTCCCCCTAGTAAAGAAAGACGGCATGCCCGAGGTAGCTCAAGAAATCTATCGAGCTCTCAAAAAACGCTTTCCTGCATTTTACGATGAGAAAGGGGCCGTTGGTCGCCGCTACCGTCGCCAGGACGAAGCGGGCACTCCTTACTGCATTACCGTCGACGGGCAGTCACTAACGGATCAGACGGTCACCATTCGCGACCGGGATACGCTGGAACAATGGCGCGTGAAAGTGGATGACGTGGTCGAAGAAATTGCGAGCCGAGTTAGCTAG
- a CDS encoding 2-phosphosulfolactate phosphatase, with product MGLFGGRDAPTRSSTIPQSEFRIPLILNVHYLPQFVAESDLAGSTVIVVDLLRASTTICHALKAGASAVVPLLEIGDVADRVEKLGRENVVLGGERGGELIEGFDLGNSPAEYTPDQVFGRTVLFTTTNGTRALLHSRIAERVFVGAAVNRVAVATAVLSAQRVDILCAGTNGIVTREDILAAGAITDEMLRLSGPDLWQTNEWADSAHREWQELLIGAKANRRSPSEQLAWELKSTPGGKNLLAIGHEEDLRLCAQLDTLAVVPEWDSSTGQITLR from the coding sequence ATGGGTTTATTCGGGGGCAGGGACGCCCCGACTCGTAGTTCCACAATCCCTCAATCCGAATTCCGCATTCCCTTGATTCTCAACGTCCACTACTTGCCGCAGTTTGTTGCCGAGAGCGATCTGGCAGGCAGTACAGTGATTGTCGTCGATCTGCTGCGGGCTTCCACGACCATTTGTCACGCATTGAAAGCCGGGGCGTCGGCTGTTGTGCCCTTACTGGAAATTGGTGACGTGGCAGACCGTGTGGAGAAACTGGGACGTGAAAATGTCGTACTGGGTGGTGAGCGGGGCGGGGAATTGATCGAAGGTTTTGATTTGGGAAATTCTCCGGCGGAGTACACTCCCGATCAAGTATTTGGCCGTACTGTGCTGTTCACCACGACCAATGGCACACGGGCTCTGCTTCATTCTCGTATTGCAGAACGGGTCTTCGTGGGAGCAGCGGTGAACCGGGTCGCAGTTGCCACCGCAGTACTTTCTGCTCAGCGGGTCGACATACTTTGCGCGGGGACAAATGGAATTGTCACCCGTGAGGATATCTTGGCTGCCGGGGCAATCACGGATGAGATGTTGCGGCTTTCAGGACCTGATCTCTGGCAAACAAACGAATGGGCAGATTCTGCTCATCGGGAATGGCAGGAACTATTGATTGGGGCAAAGGCTAACCGTCGCTCGCCAAGTGAGCAGTTAGCCTGGGAATTGAAAAGCACGCCAGGCGGGAAAAATCTCTTGGCCATTGGCCATGAGGAGGATCTTCGCCTTTGTGCTCAGCTAGATACACTCGCCGTAGTCCCCGAATGGGACAGTAGCACGGGGCAAATCACGCTGCGGTAG
- the ubiE gene encoding bifunctional demethylmenaquinone methyltransferase/2-methoxy-6-polyprenyl-1,4-benzoquinol methylase UbiE: protein MATVDKSGNRVREMFGEIAARYDFLNHLLSLNIDKYWRWRTVRAVPPHPEARILDLCTGTGDLAFAYNKAAKGKAQIIGADFCLPMLAIGREKGMKSNASAVNFIEADAQQIPLDDDQFDIVSVAFGLRNVADTDQGLAEMVRVCAPGGKVAVLEFSTPSWQPFGAFYNWYFRHVLPRIGQLIARNSHAAYDYLPTSVGQFLQGEELAERMRDAGLVDVGFRGLTLGVATLYVGTKP from the coding sequence ATGGCAACCGTCGATAAATCTGGCAACCGCGTACGGGAAATGTTCGGAGAGATCGCCGCGCGCTATGATTTCTTGAATCACTTATTGTCACTCAACATTGACAAGTACTGGAGGTGGCGTACTGTGCGGGCGGTTCCTCCGCATCCTGAGGCGAGAATTCTCGACCTCTGCACCGGGACAGGCGACCTGGCTTTTGCCTACAACAAAGCAGCAAAAGGAAAGGCTCAGATTATCGGTGCCGATTTCTGTCTGCCAATGCTTGCGATTGGACGTGAAAAAGGAATGAAGTCGAATGCTTCAGCAGTCAATTTCATCGAGGCCGATGCACAGCAGATTCCCCTTGATGATGACCAGTTCGATATCGTCTCGGTGGCGTTTGGATTGCGCAACGTGGCAGACACCGACCAAGGCCTCGCCGAGATGGTGCGTGTCTGTGCTCCAGGCGGCAAGGTAGCTGTGCTGGAGTTTTCAACTCCGAGCTGGCAACCTTTTGGTGCCTTTTACAACTGGTATTTCCGGCATGTTTTGCCCCGAATTGGCCAACTGATCGCGAGGAACTCCCATGCGGCCTACGACTATCTGCCGACAAGTGTTGGCCAATTCTTACAGGGTGAGGAGTTGGCTGAGCGAATGCGCGACGCGGGGCTGGTTGACGTGGGATTCCGGGGACTTACGCTAGGAGTTGCGACACTATACGTCGGCACAAAGCCGTAG
- a CDS encoding UbiX family flavin prenyltransferase, with the protein MANRPRRVCVGITGASGAVYSVRLIEVLLATGHDVHLSISPSGAHVIREEMDLSVDLEDFKPAQLMLDDVKHASDSKIQLLQASAGIGTADSNVLSVESGRVGDIFYHHFQDFQAPIASGSFLTQGMIVCPCSGTTLSAVAHSSAGNLIQRAAEVHLKERRKLIIVPRETPLSLPQIENMRLVTLAGAIVMPAAPGWYHGVTTLRDLVDFMVARLCDQLGIDNCLINRWGVE; encoded by the coding sequence ATGGCAAACAGACCAAGAAGAGTATGCGTTGGAATCACAGGTGCCAGCGGCGCTGTTTACAGTGTGAGATTGATAGAAGTACTGCTCGCTACGGGGCACGACGTTCACCTCTCGATTAGTCCCAGCGGTGCCCATGTCATTCGAGAGGAAATGGATCTAAGTGTTGACCTGGAGGATTTTAAGCCTGCACAGTTGATGCTCGACGATGTGAAGCATGCCTCGGATAGTAAGATTCAACTCTTGCAAGCTAGTGCTGGCATCGGCACGGCAGATAGCAACGTTCTCTCTGTAGAATCGGGCCGCGTCGGCGATATTTTCTATCACCACTTCCAAGACTTCCAAGCACCCATAGCTAGTGGGTCTTTTCTAACCCAGGGAATGATCGTCTGTCCTTGCTCGGGAACAACGCTCAGTGCCGTTGCCCACAGTTCTGCAGGGAATCTGATCCAACGAGCAGCCGAAGTTCACCTAAAAGAACGACGTAAACTTATCATCGTCCCCCGCGAGACTCCCCTTTCGCTGCCACAAATTGAAAACATGCGTCTAGTTACCTTAGCTGGAGCGATCGTCATGCCTGCCGCCCCTGGTTGGTATCACGGAGTGACAACCCTTCGTGACTTGGTCGACTTCATGGTCGCAAGACTCTGCGATCAGCTCGGCATTGATAATTGCCTGATTAATCGTTGGGGTGTGGAATAA